The proteins below come from a single Micromonospora citrea genomic window:
- a CDS encoding condensation domain-containing protein yields MHGQGGYPLTMGQRSMWRALSVRPPEQLWESNQDLVWSLPAGTAAEQVRQALTALAARHESLRTVYRPADEPDAVRQVVLRDPPVRFTEASVREPFDLAAQPAWRAWLHSPDDGGSPQLRLVIHHLAADGAAVRILESDLRALLRGDRLADAPTPRKVAERQRADEFRARLIAAGEYRRRTIAAAPRVPVSRGSLVRARAHTGIPYGVVRDAARRLRITVPTLLLTVYAQALAATTGRTDQLLWQLASNRLDPTVRRLVSSMTQWVPMLAACDPDGPLPPMARGVNVAALRAMQHGVYDPFAVAPMDFDHGSFFTFIPAPADADPEPSEVAPRRVEFLPPRAYSGASFYLMAWVHPCVQFTLRVMRGGYGRAEVERFLTTMTDLLLRAVEEPA; encoded by the coding sequence ATGCACGGTCAGGGTGGCTACCCGCTCACCATGGGTCAGCGCTCCATGTGGCGAGCCCTCTCGGTGCGCCCTCCGGAGCAGTTGTGGGAGTCCAACCAGGATCTGGTCTGGTCGTTGCCAGCCGGAACCGCCGCGGAGCAGGTACGCCAGGCGCTCACCGCGCTGGCCGCGCGACACGAGTCGTTGCGCACCGTCTACCGGCCGGCGGACGAGCCCGACGCGGTGCGGCAGGTGGTCCTGCGCGACCCGCCCGTACGGTTCACCGAGGCGTCCGTACGGGAGCCGTTCGACCTGGCCGCCCAGCCGGCGTGGCGAGCCTGGCTGCACAGTCCCGACGACGGTGGATCGCCGCAGCTCCGTCTGGTGATCCACCACCTCGCGGCCGACGGCGCGGCCGTGCGGATCCTGGAGTCCGACCTGCGTGCCCTGCTGCGCGGTGACCGTCTCGCCGACGCCCCCACGCCCCGCAAGGTGGCCGAACGCCAACGCGCCGACGAATTCCGGGCCAGGCTGATCGCGGCCGGCGAGTATCGTCGGCGGACCATCGCCGCCGCGCCGCGGGTTCCGGTGTCCCGGGGCTCCCTGGTGCGGGCTCGCGCTCACACCGGCATTCCGTACGGCGTGGTTCGCGACGCGGCGCGACGCCTGCGGATCACCGTGCCCACCCTGCTGCTCACGGTCTACGCGCAGGCGCTGGCCGCGACCACGGGCCGGACGGACCAGCTGCTGTGGCAGCTGGCCTCGAACCGGCTGGACCCCACGGTGCGGCGCCTGGTGTCGTCGATGACGCAGTGGGTGCCCATGCTCGCCGCCTGCGACCCCGACGGGCCGCTGCCCCCGATGGCCCGCGGCGTCAACGTCGCGGCGCTGCGCGCCATGCAGCACGGCGTGTACGACCCGTTCGCCGTCGCGCCCATGGACTTCGACCACGGCAGCTTCTTCACCTTCATCCCGGCCCCGGCCGACGCCGATCCCGAGCCGTCCGAGGTGGCGCCCCGGCGTGTCGAGTTTCTCCCGCCCCGCGCCTACAGCGGGGCCAGCTTCTACCTGATGGCCTGGGTGCACCCCTGCGTGCAGTTCACCCTGCGGGTGATGCGCGGCGGGTACGGACGCGCCGAGGTGGAACGCTTCCTGACCACCATGACCGACCTCCTGCTGCGGGCGGTCGAGGAACCGGCATGA
- a CDS encoding MFS transporter, protein MSDSLWRHRDFMVLWSGRTLSEVGDAVSMLAIPLLAVTVLDASAVEVGVLAATRMVAYLFLSLPAGVWVDRMRKRRVMVVCHLARAGLVATVAVGAWAGWVTMAQLWIVALLSSVCTVLYETAHQSFLPSVVAGDQLLDANGKLTTTYSVSRIAGYGVGGALVSALGVARTVGVDALAYVVNALSLLLLRRPEQPPAVARGRNFRRELGAGLSFVFRHPIMPRLVAASASLNLFSQMIFALAVLYLVRDLRLSEHMVGVVLALTTLGGIGGGLVSARLARLVGTARIIWIAPLGLGWTVLLVPAAQPGWGPIAYTAGMAGLGAVFAIYNAAAISYRQRVCPPDLLGRMTASVRWVIFGVMPVGALTGGLLGSWLGVRPTLWVAAAGVWASGLLLYLSPLRRWRDLPDEAVAPDGGQPPTRLPAPHGRSPVDPAGKAMGGVRGG, encoded by the coding sequence ATGAGCGACAGCCTGTGGCGACACCGTGACTTCATGGTGCTGTGGTCGGGTCGGACCCTCAGCGAGGTCGGCGACGCCGTCTCGATGCTGGCCATTCCGCTGCTGGCCGTCACCGTGCTGGACGCCTCCGCCGTCGAGGTCGGCGTCCTCGCCGCCACCCGGATGGTCGCCTACCTGTTTCTCTCCCTGCCCGCCGGGGTGTGGGTGGACCGGATGCGCAAACGCCGGGTCATGGTGGTCTGTCACCTCGCGCGGGCCGGGCTGGTGGCCACCGTCGCCGTCGGCGCGTGGGCCGGCTGGGTCACGATGGCGCAGCTGTGGATCGTGGCGCTGCTCTCCAGCGTCTGCACCGTGCTCTACGAGACCGCGCATCAGAGCTTCCTGCCGTCGGTCGTCGCCGGCGACCAACTGCTCGACGCCAACGGCAAGCTGACGACCACCTACTCGGTCTCGCGGATCGCCGGTTACGGCGTGGGCGGCGCGCTGGTGTCGGCGCTGGGTGTGGCGCGTACCGTGGGCGTCGACGCGCTCGCCTACGTGGTCAACGCCCTGTCCCTCCTGCTGCTCCGCCGCCCGGAGCAGCCGCCGGCCGTGGCGCGGGGTCGGAACTTCCGCCGCGAGCTGGGTGCGGGACTCTCCTTCGTGTTCCGCCACCCGATCATGCCCCGACTGGTGGCGGCCTCGGCGTCGCTCAACCTCTTCAGCCAGATGATCTTCGCGCTGGCGGTCCTGTACCTGGTGCGCGACCTGCGCCTCAGCGAGCACATGGTCGGTGTGGTGCTGGCGCTGACCACGCTGGGCGGGATCGGCGGCGGCCTGGTCTCCGCGCGGCTGGCGCGCCTGGTGGGCACGGCCCGGATCATCTGGATCGCTCCGCTGGGGCTCGGCTGGACGGTGCTGCTCGTACCGGCCGCGCAGCCGGGCTGGGGCCCGATCGCCTACACGGCCGGCATGGCGGGGCTGGGCGCGGTGTTCGCCATCTACAACGCTGCGGCCATCAGCTACCGGCAGCGGGTCTGCCCGCCGGACCTGCTGGGCAGGATGACCGCGTCGGTCCGGTGGGTGATCTTCGGGGTGATGCCCGTCGGCGCCCTGACCGGCGGCCTGCTCGGCAGCTGGCTGGGGGTGCGGCCGACGCTGTGGGTCGCCGCCGCCGGAGTGTGGGCATCCGGCCTGCTGCTCTACCTCTCGCCGCTGCGGCGGTGGCGCGACCTGCCCGACGAAGCCGTCGCGCCAGACGGCGGGCAGCCGCCGACGAGACTCCCGGCGCCGCACGGGCGGTCGCCGGTCGATCCGGCCGGAAAGGCCATGGGAGGTGTACGAGGTGGATGA
- a CDS encoding phosphopantetheine-binding protein produces the protein MPTRSELESMLTRLWSEKLNVTPVGVEDDFFALGGDSLLAADLLMDLYEQFGVEVDAAVLFLKPTIAELVDEVLAA, from the coding sequence GTGCCGACGCGAAGCGAGCTTGAGTCGATGCTGACCCGGCTCTGGAGCGAGAAGCTCAACGTCACACCGGTGGGTGTCGAGGACGACTTCTTCGCCCTCGGCGGCGACTCGCTGCTCGCCGCCGACCTGCTGATGGACCTCTACGAGCAGTTCGGCGTCGAGGTGGACGCCGCGGTGCTGTTCCTCAAGCCGACCATCGCCGAGCTGGTCGACGAGGTGTTGGCCGCATGA